The proteins below are encoded in one region of Segatella copri:
- a CDS encoding fructose-1,6-bisphosphatase, with product MKHYNIEQDMRYLQLLSQSFPTIAEASTEIINLQAILNLPKGTEHFLADIHGEYEAFLHVLKNASGNIKRKVNELFGNTLREQEKRELCSLIYYPEQKLELVKQNEPDINDWYHITLHQLVAVCRDVSSKYTRSKVRKSLPCDFSYIIQELLHEHTEDHDKTAYVNVIVDTIISTGRADDFIIAIANVIQRLAIDQLHILGDIYDRGPGAHIILDKMRRYHSWDIQWGNHDVLWMGAAAGNDACICNVIRLSLRYANLSTLEEGYGINLVPLATFAMETYKEDDCKEFLPKLSGGAAAMDEKTQRLTSQMHKAIAVIQFKLESQLFKKHPEWKMKDRCLFDHIDYRKGKVEIDGKEYDMTSCHFPTIDPDNPDKLSEEEEILIQKLHHSFMVCEKLHKHINVMLQHGCMYAIFNNNLLFHASCPLNEDGSLKEVEIYPGKKFSGRALMHHTGMQIRTAFQSDSDPNEKEYAIDYFIYLWCGPDSPLFDKSKMATFERYFITDKETHKEEKGYYFLLRDNEQVIDHIMDEFGVTGPNRHIINGHVPVRTTKGENPIKANGKLMVIDGGFSKAYHNETGIAGYTLVYHSRGFQLVQHEPFTSMEDAIKRGTDIKSTTQIVEMSNRRMLVADTDIGCELRKQIEDLKELLYAYRHGFIKESERKK from the coding sequence ATGAAACATTATAATATAGAACAAGACATGAGATATTTGCAGTTGCTCTCTCAGTCGTTCCCTACTATAGCAGAGGCGAGCACCGAGATTATCAACCTGCAAGCCATCCTCAACCTGCCAAAGGGTACCGAGCATTTCCTTGCCGACATCCATGGTGAGTATGAGGCCTTCCTGCATGTACTGAAAAATGCATCAGGAAATATCAAGCGTAAGGTGAACGAACTCTTTGGCAATACCCTTCGCGAACAGGAGAAGCGAGAACTCTGCTCTCTTATTTACTATCCTGAGCAGAAACTGGAACTCGTCAAGCAGAACGAACCCGACATCAACGACTGGTATCACATCACCCTGCACCAGTTGGTGGCTGTATGCCGTGATGTTTCCAGCAAATATACCCGAAGCAAGGTGCGCAAATCGCTGCCATGCGATTTCTCGTATATTATCCAGGAGCTTTTGCACGAGCATACTGAAGATCATGACAAGACAGCCTATGTCAATGTTATTGTTGATACGATTATCAGCACAGGCAGAGCCGATGATTTCATCATCGCTATAGCCAACGTCATCCAGCGCCTGGCTATCGACCAGCTCCATATTCTGGGCGATATCTACGATAGAGGTCCAGGAGCCCACATCATCTTGGACAAGATGCGCCGCTACCACAGTTGGGACATCCAGTGGGGTAATCACGATGTACTATGGATGGGAGCAGCTGCCGGCAATGATGCCTGCATCTGTAATGTGATCCGTCTCTCCCTGCGATACGCCAACCTCTCGACATTGGAAGAAGGCTATGGCATCAACCTCGTACCACTCGCTACTTTTGCGATGGAAACCTACAAGGAGGATGATTGCAAAGAATTTCTGCCTAAGCTCAGCGGAGGTGCAGCAGCAATGGATGAAAAGACCCAGCGGCTCACCTCTCAGATGCACAAGGCTATAGCTGTCATCCAGTTTAAATTAGAGAGCCAGCTTTTCAAGAAGCATCCGGAATGGAAGATGAAAGACCGTTGTCTTTTTGACCATATCGATTACAGGAAAGGCAAGGTAGAGATTGACGGAAAAGAGTATGACATGACCTCATGCCACTTCCCTACCATCGATCCGGACAATCCAGACAAGCTATCTGAAGAAGAGGAAATTCTGATTCAGAAACTGCATCATTCGTTTATGGTCTGCGAGAAGCTGCACAAGCATATCAACGTTATGCTGCAGCATGGTTGCATGTACGCTATCTTCAACAACAACCTGCTTTTCCATGCTTCCTGTCCGCTCAACGAAGATGGTTCATTAAAAGAGGTAGAAATATATCCTGGCAAGAAATTCAGCGGCAGAGCCCTGATGCATCATACGGGCATGCAGATACGCACAGCTTTCCAATCAGATTCTGATCCGAATGAAAAGGAATATGCCATCGATTATTTCATCTACCTATGGTGCGGTCCTGACAGTCCGCTCTTCGACAAGAGTAAGATGGCCACCTTCGAGCGCTATTTCATTACCGATAAGGAGACTCATAAAGAAGAGAAGGGATACTACTTCCTGTTGCGCGATAACGAACAGGTTATCGACCATATTATGGATGAGTTTGGGGTAACCGGTCCTAACCGCCATATCATCAATGGGCACGTGCCCGTTCGCACAACCAAGGGCGAGAACCCTATCAAGGCAAACGGTAAGCTGATGGTTATCGATGGAGGTTTCTCTAAAGCCTACCACAACGAGACTGGCATTGCCGGCTACACCTTAGTATATCACTCCCGCGGATTTCAGCTGGTCCAGCACGAGCCATTTACGAGTATGGAAGATGCCATCAAGCGAGGTACCGACATCAAGAGTACCACACAGATTGTAGAAATGTCGAACCGCCGAATGCTGGTAGCCGACACTGATATAGGTTGCGAACTCCGTAAGCAGATAGAAGACCTGAAAGAGCTTCTCTATGCTTACCGACATGGTTTCATCAAGGAATCAGAAAGGAAGAAGTAA
- the galE gene encoding UDP-glucose 4-epimerase GalE: MKQTILVTGGTGFIGSHTTVELQQAGYNVVIVDDLSNSKIEVLDGIEKITGIRPAFEQVDLRDKAATEAVFQKYPDIKGIIHFAASKAVGESVQKPLLYYRNNIVSLINLLELMPKYQVKGIIFSSSCTVYGQPKPENLPVTEEAPHQKATSPYGNTKEINEQIIADYIHSGAAIKSIVLRYFNPIGAHPSAEIGELPNGVPNNLIPYVTQTAMGIRKELTIFGNDYDTPDGTCIRDYIYVVDLAKAHVAAMARVLDKETEPIEYFNIGTGNGNSTLEIVETFEKATGVKLNWKYGPRREGDIEKIWGDCTKANKVLGWKAEAKLEDVLASAWKWQQKLRADGIM, translated from the coding sequence ATGAAACAAACTATTCTTGTTACAGGTGGTACAGGCTTCATAGGTAGCCATACTACAGTAGAGTTGCAGCAGGCAGGCTACAATGTTGTTATCGTAGATGACCTCTCAAACTCAAAGATTGAAGTACTCGATGGTATCGAAAAGATTACTGGTATCCGCCCTGCTTTTGAACAGGTTGACTTGCGCGACAAGGCTGCTACCGAGGCTGTATTCCAGAAATATCCTGATATTAAGGGTATCATTCACTTTGCTGCAAGTAAGGCAGTAGGCGAGAGCGTACAGAAACCATTGTTGTATTATCGCAACAATATCGTATCGCTCATTAATCTCCTGGAACTTATGCCAAAGTATCAGGTAAAGGGTATCATCTTCTCTTCTTCTTGTACCGTTTATGGTCAGCCAAAGCCTGAGAATTTGCCTGTAACAGAAGAGGCTCCACATCAGAAGGCTACTTCACCTTATGGCAATACTAAGGAGATTAATGAGCAGATCATAGCTGATTATATCCATAGTGGTGCAGCCATCAAGAGCATTGTATTGAGATATTTCAATCCTATAGGTGCACATCCTTCTGCTGAGATTGGTGAGTTGCCAAATGGTGTGCCAAACAATCTGATTCCATACGTTACTCAGACAGCTATGGGTATCCGCAAGGAACTCACTATCTTTGGTAATGATTATGATACTCCTGATGGAACCTGTATCCGCGACTATATTTATGTTGTAGACTTGGCTAAGGCACATGTAGCTGCTATGGCACGTGTTCTTGATAAGGAGACTGAGCCTATCGAATATTTCAATATCGGTACAGGTAATGGAAACTCAACTCTCGAAATTGTTGAGACTTTTGAAAAAGCTACAGGTGTGAAACTGAATTGGAAGTATGGTCCACGAAGAGAGGGCGATATTGAGAAAATTTGGGGTGATTGCACCAAGGCGAACAAGGTACTCGGCTGGAAGGCTGAGGCTAAGCTTGAAGATGTGTTGGCTTCTGCTTGGAAATGGCAGCAGAAACTTCGCGCTGATGGCATCATGTAA
- a CDS encoding lipocalin-like domain-containing protein, which produces MKKIIGVLSLAVMMLTLSSCEVETSQNGDLDGFWHLEQVDTLATGGTCNFADKRVFWGCQYKLIQVADYDRFEAGRGFYLRFEQTSDSLLITSVYRNKWHEDYGGDVLLTEMNDSLRSCGINHLNEHFAKEVMTGGKMQLKSKTLRLRFRKF; this is translated from the coding sequence ATGAAAAAGATAATAGGGGTGCTTTCCCTTGCTGTTATGATGCTCACTCTAAGCTCATGTGAGGTAGAAACAAGCCAGAATGGTGATTTGGATGGTTTCTGGCATCTGGAGCAGGTAGATACTTTAGCTACAGGGGGTACTTGTAACTTTGCAGATAAGCGCGTGTTCTGGGGCTGCCAGTATAAGTTGATTCAGGTTGCTGATTATGATCGCTTCGAGGCTGGTAGAGGATTTTATCTCCGTTTTGAGCAAACCTCCGACAGTTTGCTGATTACATCTGTTTATCGTAATAAATGGCATGAAGATTATGGAGGCGATGTACTTTTAACAGAAATGAATGATTCTTTGCGTAGCTGTGGCATCAATCATCTGAATGAGCATTTTGCCAAGGAGGTAATGACCGGAGGTAAGATGCAACTGAAGAGTAAAACCCTGAGATTGCGGTTCAGAAAATTCTGA